One window of Acanthochromis polyacanthus isolate Apoly-LR-REF ecotype Palm Island chromosome 19, KAUST_Apoly_ChrSc, whole genome shotgun sequence genomic DNA carries:
- the slc16a3b gene encoding monocarboxylate transporter 4 translates to MGGAVVDDGPPGVKAPDGGWGWAVLVGCFVITGFSYAFPKAVSVFFKELIREFDVGYSDTAWISSILLAMLYGTGPLCSVLVNRFGCRPVMMVGGIFASLGMILASFAKSIIHIYLCTGVITGLGLALNFQPSLIMLNRYFSEKRPLANGLAAAGSPVALCCLSPLGQVLQYQYGWRGGFLILGGMLLNCCACGALMRPLLPPKKPLELEENAPKAEDKPQAKKKLLDFSVFRDRGFVIYTTAASIMVLGLFVPPVFVVNYAKGLGYEDTKSALLLTILGFVDMFARPAAGLIAGMKWVRPRCVYLFAFSMLFNGVTDLVGSQADNYTGLVVFCIFFGISYGMVGALQFEVLMAIVGTEKFSSAIGLVLLMEAIAVLVGPPGAGRLLDATHKYMYVFLLAGCEVALSAIVMALGNFFCIKKKQEDVGSKMEMAVTPAEKVGLNGGVEGEGDDEGEEESKGKENGHPTALKGGEDVVMVEEVGENSQL, encoded by the exons ATGGGAGGTGCGGTGGTGGACGACGGGCCTCCAGGGGTGAAGGCACCGGACGGCGGCTGGGGTTGGGCGGTGTTGGTTGGGTGCTTTGTCATCACTGGGTTCTCCTACGCCTTTCCCAAAGCTGTCAGCGTCTTCTTCAAGGAGCTGATCCGAGAGTTTGACGTTGGCTACAGCGACACCGCCTGGATTTCATCGATACTTCTCGCCATGCTGTACGGCACAG GCCCTCTTTGCAGCGTGCTGGTGAACAGATTTGGCTGTCGACCAGTGATGATGGTTGGAGGGATCTTCGCTTCACTGGGAATGATTCTGGCTTCATTTGCTAAGAGCATCATTCACATATACCTCTGCACTGGAGTTATTACAG GTCTGGGTCTGGCATTGAACTTCCAGCCCTCTCTGATTATGCTGAATCGCTACTTCAGTGAGAAACGTCCTCTAGCCAACGGCCTGGCAGCAGCCGGCAGCCCTGTCGCACTGTGCTGCCTCTCCCCGCTGGGACAGGTTCTCCAGTACCAGTATGGCTGGAGGGGGGGCTTCCTCATACTGGGAGGGATGCTGCTCAACTGCTGTGCCTGTGGTGCCCTCATGAGGCCCCTGTTGCCCCCTAAGAAGCCTCTCGAGCTGGAAGAGAACGCTCCCAAAGCTGAGGACAAGCCCCAGGCAAAGAAGAAACTGCTTGACTTCAGTGTGTTCAGGGACAGAGGTTTCGTAATCTACACCACAGCAGCATCTATCATGGTGCTGGGCTTGTTTGTCCCACCTGTGTTTGTCGTCAACTACGCTAAAGGCCTCGGCTATGAGGACACCAAGTCGGCACTGCTGCTCACCATCTTGGGATTTGTTGATATGTTTGCCCGGCCTGCAGCAGGACTCATAGCAGGCATGAAGTGGGTGCGGCCCAGATGTGTCTACCTGTTCGCCTTCTCTATGCTCTTCAATGGAGTCACGGATCTTGTAGGATCACAG GCAGATAACTATACAGGTCTGGTGGTCTTCTGTATCTTCTTTGGCATTTCATATGGCATGGTGGGAGCACTCCAGTTTGAGGTCCTCATGGCTATTGTAGGGACAGAGAAGTTTTCCAGTGCCATCGGCCTGGTGCTGCTGATGGAGGCTATCGCTGTACTGGTGGGACCTCCTGGTGCAG GTCGCCTCTTGGATGCTACACACAAGTACATGTACGTCTTCCTGTTGGCAGGCTGCGAGGTCGCGCTGTCGGCCATCGTCATGGCCTTGGGTAATTTCTTCTGCATTaaaaagaaacaggaagatGTAGGTTCGAAGATGGAGATGGCTGTGACTCCCGCAGAGAAGGTGGGGCTCAACGGCGGGGTGGAAGGCGAGGGAGATGACGAAGGCGAAGAAGAGTCGAAAGGAAAAGAGAACGGACACCCCACGGCTTTAAAAGGGGGAGAAGATGTGGTGATGGTGGAGGAGGTCGGGGAGAATTCTCAACTATGA
- the csnk1db gene encoding casein kinase I isoform X1 has product MELRVGNRYRLGRKIGSGSFGDIYLGTDISVGEEVAIKLECVKTKHPQLHIESKIYKMMQGGVGIPTIKWCGAEGDYNVMVMELLGPSLEDLFNFCSRKFSLKTVLLLADQMISRIEYIHSKNFIHRDVKPDNFLMGLGKKGNLVYIIDFGLAKKYRDARTHQHIPYRENKNLTGTARYASINTHLGIEQSRRDDLESLGYVLMYFNLGSLPWQGLKAATKRQKYERISEKKMSTPIEVLCKGYPSEFATYLNFCRSLRFDDKPDYSYLRQLFRNLFHRQGFSYDYVFDWNMLKFGANRAAEEAERERRDREDRLRHGRNPGTRGIPAASGRPRGTQDGAPPTPLTPTSHTANTSPRQVSGMERERKVSMRLHRGAPVNVSSSDLTGRQDTSRMSTSQMVSGVPHAGLHLLAPR; this is encoded by the exons ATGGAGCTGAGAGTGGGGAACCGATACAGACTGGGCAGGAAGATCGGGAGCGGATCCTTCGGGGACATCTATCTAG GCACTGATATTTCAGTGGGTGAGGAGGTTGCAATTAAGTTGGAATGTGTCAAGACCAAACACCCCCAACTCCACATTGAGAGCAAGATCTACAAGATGATGCAAGGAGGAG TGGGCATCCCAACAATAAAGTGGTGTGGAGCAGAAGGTGACTACAATGTGATGGTGATGGAGCTGCTGGGGCCCAGCCTGGAGGATCTCTTCAACTTTTGCTCCCGGAAATTCAGCCTCAAGACAGTCCTGCTGCTTGCTGATCAGATG ATCAGTCGCATCGAGTACATTCACTCGAAGAACTTCATCCACAGAGATGTAAAGCCTGATAACTTCCTGATGGGACTCGGCAAAAAAGGCAACCTGGTCTACATTATTGACTTTGGCCTGGCTAAAAAATACCGCGACGCCCGCACACATCAGCACATCCCCTATCGCGAGAACAAGAACCTGACGGGCACCGCACGCTACGCCTCGATCAACACGCATCTTGGGATTG AGCAGTCAAGGCGTGACGACCTGGAGTCCTTGGGCTACGTTCTCATGTATTTTAATCTGGGTTCGCTCCCTTGGCAAGGCCTGAAGGCTGCTACCAAGAGGCAGAAGTATGAGCGAATCAGCGAGAAGAAAATGTCTACTCCCATTGAGGTGCTTTGCAAGGGATACCCCT CTGAGTTTGCCACCTACCTGAACTTTTGTCGCTCCCTGCGCTTTGACGACAAGCCAGATTACTCGTACCTGAGGCAGCTCTTCAGGAACTTGTTCCACAGACAGGGCTTCTCTTACGACTATGTATTTGACTGGAACATGCTCAAGTTT GGAGCCAACCgtgcagcagaagaagcagagagagagcgGCGAGATCGAGAGGACAGGTTGAGGCATGGCAGGAACCCAGGTACCAGAGGAATACCTGCCGCATCAGGACGACCACGAGGAACCCAGGATGGAGCGCCGCCGACTCCGCTAACTCCCACCTCACACACAG CAAACACATCCCCTCGGCAAGTGTCTGGTATGGAGCGTGAACGAAAGGTCAGCATGCGACTCCATCGCGGTGCTCCTGTCAACGTGTCGTCATCAGATCTAACAGGGCGGCAGGACACTTCCCGCATGTCAACCTCACAG ATGGTGTCTGGCGTGCCACATGCTGGTCTCCATCTACTAGCTCCTCGATGA
- the csnk1db gene encoding casein kinase I isoform X2: MELRVGNRYRLGRKIGSGSFGDIYLGTDISVGEEVAIKLECVKTKHPQLHIESKIYKMMQGGVGIPTIKWCGAEGDYNVMVMELLGPSLEDLFNFCSRKFSLKTVLLLADQMISRIEYIHSKNFIHRDVKPDNFLMGLGKKGNLVYIIDFGLAKKYRDARTHQHIPYRENKNLTGTARYASINTHLGIEQSRRDDLESLGYVLMYFNLGSLPWQGLKAATKRQKYERISEKKMSTPIEVLCKGYPSEFATYLNFCRSLRFDDKPDYSYLRQLFRNLFHRQGFSYDYVFDWNMLKFGANRAAEEAERERRDREDRLRHGRNPGTRGIPAASGRPRGTQDGAPPTPLTPTSHTANTSPRQVSGMERERKVSMRLHRGAPVNVSSSDLTGRQDTSRMSTSQHSLRASRQVDARHVLV, translated from the exons ATGGAGCTGAGAGTGGGGAACCGATACAGACTGGGCAGGAAGATCGGGAGCGGATCCTTCGGGGACATCTATCTAG GCACTGATATTTCAGTGGGTGAGGAGGTTGCAATTAAGTTGGAATGTGTCAAGACCAAACACCCCCAACTCCACATTGAGAGCAAGATCTACAAGATGATGCAAGGAGGAG TGGGCATCCCAACAATAAAGTGGTGTGGAGCAGAAGGTGACTACAATGTGATGGTGATGGAGCTGCTGGGGCCCAGCCTGGAGGATCTCTTCAACTTTTGCTCCCGGAAATTCAGCCTCAAGACAGTCCTGCTGCTTGCTGATCAGATG ATCAGTCGCATCGAGTACATTCACTCGAAGAACTTCATCCACAGAGATGTAAAGCCTGATAACTTCCTGATGGGACTCGGCAAAAAAGGCAACCTGGTCTACATTATTGACTTTGGCCTGGCTAAAAAATACCGCGACGCCCGCACACATCAGCACATCCCCTATCGCGAGAACAAGAACCTGACGGGCACCGCACGCTACGCCTCGATCAACACGCATCTTGGGATTG AGCAGTCAAGGCGTGACGACCTGGAGTCCTTGGGCTACGTTCTCATGTATTTTAATCTGGGTTCGCTCCCTTGGCAAGGCCTGAAGGCTGCTACCAAGAGGCAGAAGTATGAGCGAATCAGCGAGAAGAAAATGTCTACTCCCATTGAGGTGCTTTGCAAGGGATACCCCT CTGAGTTTGCCACCTACCTGAACTTTTGTCGCTCCCTGCGCTTTGACGACAAGCCAGATTACTCGTACCTGAGGCAGCTCTTCAGGAACTTGTTCCACAGACAGGGCTTCTCTTACGACTATGTATTTGACTGGAACATGCTCAAGTTT GGAGCCAACCgtgcagcagaagaagcagagagagagcgGCGAGATCGAGAGGACAGGTTGAGGCATGGCAGGAACCCAGGTACCAGAGGAATACCTGCCGCATCAGGACGACCACGAGGAACCCAGGATGGAGCGCCGCCGACTCCGCTAACTCCCACCTCACACACAG CAAACACATCCCCTCGGCAAGTGTCTGGTATGGAGCGTGAACGAAAGGTCAGCATGCGACTCCATCGCGGTGCTCCTGTCAACGTGTCGTCATCAGATCTAACAGGGCGGCAGGACACTTCCCGCATGTCAACCTCACAG CATTCCCTACGAGCATCACGCCAAGTAGACGCTCGCCACGTCCTTGTGTGA
- the csnk1db gene encoding casein kinase I isoform X3: MELRVGNRYRLGRKIGSGSFGDIYLGTDISVGEEVAIKLECVKTKHPQLHIESKIYKMMQGGVGIPTIKWCGAEGDYNVMVMELLGPSLEDLFNFCSRKFSLKTVLLLADQMISRIEYIHSKNFIHRDVKPDNFLMGLGKKGNLVYIIDFGLAKKYRDARTHQHIPYRENKNLTGTARYASINTHLGIEQSRRDDLESLGYVLMYFNLGSLPWQGLKAATKRQKYERISEKKMSTPIEVLCKGYPSEFATYLNFCRSLRFDDKPDYSYLRQLFRNLFHRQGFSYDYVFDWNMLKFGANRAAEEAERERRDREDRLRHGRNPGTRGIPAASGRPRGTQDGAPPTPLTPTSHTANTSPRQVSGMERERKVSMRLHRGAPVNVSSSDLTGRQDTSRMSTSQNSIPYEHHAK; this comes from the exons ATGGAGCTGAGAGTGGGGAACCGATACAGACTGGGCAGGAAGATCGGGAGCGGATCCTTCGGGGACATCTATCTAG GCACTGATATTTCAGTGGGTGAGGAGGTTGCAATTAAGTTGGAATGTGTCAAGACCAAACACCCCCAACTCCACATTGAGAGCAAGATCTACAAGATGATGCAAGGAGGAG TGGGCATCCCAACAATAAAGTGGTGTGGAGCAGAAGGTGACTACAATGTGATGGTGATGGAGCTGCTGGGGCCCAGCCTGGAGGATCTCTTCAACTTTTGCTCCCGGAAATTCAGCCTCAAGACAGTCCTGCTGCTTGCTGATCAGATG ATCAGTCGCATCGAGTACATTCACTCGAAGAACTTCATCCACAGAGATGTAAAGCCTGATAACTTCCTGATGGGACTCGGCAAAAAAGGCAACCTGGTCTACATTATTGACTTTGGCCTGGCTAAAAAATACCGCGACGCCCGCACACATCAGCACATCCCCTATCGCGAGAACAAGAACCTGACGGGCACCGCACGCTACGCCTCGATCAACACGCATCTTGGGATTG AGCAGTCAAGGCGTGACGACCTGGAGTCCTTGGGCTACGTTCTCATGTATTTTAATCTGGGTTCGCTCCCTTGGCAAGGCCTGAAGGCTGCTACCAAGAGGCAGAAGTATGAGCGAATCAGCGAGAAGAAAATGTCTACTCCCATTGAGGTGCTTTGCAAGGGATACCCCT CTGAGTTTGCCACCTACCTGAACTTTTGTCGCTCCCTGCGCTTTGACGACAAGCCAGATTACTCGTACCTGAGGCAGCTCTTCAGGAACTTGTTCCACAGACAGGGCTTCTCTTACGACTATGTATTTGACTGGAACATGCTCAAGTTT GGAGCCAACCgtgcagcagaagaagcagagagagagcgGCGAGATCGAGAGGACAGGTTGAGGCATGGCAGGAACCCAGGTACCAGAGGAATACCTGCCGCATCAGGACGACCACGAGGAACCCAGGATGGAGCGCCGCCGACTCCGCTAACTCCCACCTCACACACAG CAAACACATCCCCTCGGCAAGTGTCTGGTATGGAGCGTGAACGAAAGGTCAGCATGCGACTCCATCGCGGTGCTCCTGTCAACGTGTCGTCATCAGATCTAACAGGGCGGCAGGACACTTCCCGCATGTCAACCTCACAG AATAGCATTCCCTACGAGCATCACGCCAAGTAG